From Deltaproteobacteria bacterium, the proteins below share one genomic window:
- a CDS encoding YchJ family protein: protein MENPCPCTSGREYSECCEPLIEGQRPAATAEELMRSRYTAYATGKIDFLKNTTHPEKTGEFDESSSLSWSKKSQWHGLSIEKAEKGGPDDETGLVEFVAVYSQKGNRVRHHELAEFKKKDGAWYFFDGNPVPVETIRREGPKVGRNDPCPCGSGKKYKRCCG from the coding sequence ATGGAAAACCCATGCCCCTGCACATCAGGCCGTGAATACTCCGAGTGCTGCGAACCGCTGATCGAGGGCCAAAGGCCCGCCGCAACGGCTGAAGAGCTTATGAGGAGCCGCTACACGGCCTACGCCACCGGAAAGATCGATTTTCTCAAAAACACCACCCACCCGGAAAAAACCGGTGAGTTCGACGAGTCAAGCTCACTTTCCTGGTCCAAAAAAAGCCAGTGGCACGGGCTATCCATCGAAAAGGCGGAAAAGGGCGGGCCTGACGACGAAACCGGGCTGGTTGAATTCGTCGCGGTTTACAGCCAGAAGGGCAACCGGGTGAGGCATCACGAGCTTGCGGAGTTTAAGAAAAAGGACGGGGCCTGGTATTTTTTCGACGGAAACCCGGTGCCCGTGGAGACCATAAGGCGCGAAGGCCCCAAGGTGGGCAGGAACGACCCCTGCCCCTGCGGAAGCGGCAAGAAGTACAAGCGGTGCTGCGGGTGA